Proteins encoded in a region of the Deltaproteobacteria bacterium genome:
- a CDS encoding urease accessory protein UreH: MTPLATLLLGLLLGLKHAFDSDHLIAVSTIVSRERSPWRSLWIGLFWGIGHTVTLLAVGVLVLGMKMQIPPPLESSLECAVGVMIVGLGLTTLYDWWRKRLHAHEHAHEGSAHTHFHMHASSAAHQHPHPLHVGAKPMLIGMVHGLAGSAALMLLVLTAIPSPVLGLFYIGIFGVGSVVGMGLVSLLLGVFFSLATDRFHNLNQGIRLTVGTLSTAFGLWMIVEIGFIQGFFLGLFLA; encoded by the coding sequence ATGACTCCACTGGCCACGCTTCTATTGGGATTGCTGCTCGGGCTTAAGCACGCGTTCGATTCGGATCACCTGATCGCGGTATCGACGATCGTCTCGCGCGAGCGCTCGCCGTGGCGGTCGTTGTGGATCGGGTTATTCTGGGGCATCGGCCACACTGTCACCTTGTTGGCCGTGGGTGTCCTGGTGTTGGGCATGAAGATGCAAATTCCGCCGCCGCTGGAATCCTCTTTGGAATGCGCTGTCGGGGTGATGATTGTGGGGCTGGGACTGACGACGTTGTACGATTGGTGGCGCAAACGTTTACACGCGCATGAACACGCGCACGAGGGGAGTGCGCACACCCATTTTCATATGCATGCGTCTTCGGCCGCGCATCAACACCCGCATCCTCTGCATGTCGGGGCGAAGCCCATGCTGATCGGTATGGTGCATGGGCTGGCGGGAAGCGCTGCCTTGATGCTGCTGGTGCTGACGGCGATTCCCTCGCCTGTTTTGGGCCTGTTCTATATCGGGATCTTCGGGGTCGGGTCTGTCGTTGGGATGGGTCTTGTGAGCTTGCTGCTGGGGGTCTTCTTTTCTTTGGCAACCGACCGTTTTCATAATCTCAATCAAGGCATTCGCCTGACCGTCGGGACGTTGAGTACCGCGTTCGGTCTGTGGATGATTGTCGAGATCGGCTTTATCCAAGGATTCTTCCTGGGCCTCTTCCTGGCGTAG
- a CDS encoding NIPSNAP family protein: MIYELRTYQLVVGGLPDYLEIARTKILPGVAEHGLKPVGFWYTEMGQLNEVVHLWAYNDLNERQDKWGKWARDPRRAEIVGKLRSVVVSQSNKILSPTDFSPMK; this comes from the coding sequence ATGATTTACGAACTACGCACGTATCAACTGGTGGTGGGCGGTCTGCCCGATTACCTCGAAATCGCTCGGACGAAAATCCTGCCCGGCGTGGCGGAGCATGGCTTGAAGCCGGTGGGGTTTTGGTACACCGAGATGGGGCAGTTGAATGAGGTGGTGCACCTGTGGGCGTACAACGATCTGAATGAGCGGCAGGACAAGTGGGGCAAGTGGGCGCGCGATCCGCGCCGTGCGGAGATCGTCGGAAAACTGCGTAGCGTGGTGGTGAGCCAAAGCAACAAGATCTTGTCGCCGACCGATTTTTCACCGATGAAGTGA